A region from the Variovorax sp. V93 genome encodes:
- a CDS encoding MetQ/NlpA family ABC transporter substrate-binding protein, which yields MKTALLRRSVLALSLVALSFGGLSLAQAQEAKKNLVIGGTAGSNIDQLKAGIVPILEKKGYKVKLVEFNDYVQPNLALAQGSLDANFFQHQVYLKKFSADQKLDLAELVQGPIAPLGVYSTKRKTLAEVKEGDRFTLPNDPSNLARALVLLEQNKLITIKPGVDPLRASEKDVAENPKKLKFIPLEAAQLPRSLGDTEYAIVNGNFAISSGLKLNEAVVLEKTPDYYLNVVAVKSADKNAPWARDIAEAYRSKEFKAVVDSKFQGYAKPSFLQ from the coding sequence ATGAAAACCGCTCTGCTGCGCCGCTCCGTCCTTGCCCTGTCCCTGGTTGCCCTGTCGTTCGGCGGCCTTTCGCTGGCGCAGGCCCAGGAAGCCAAGAAGAACCTCGTGATCGGCGGCACCGCCGGCTCCAACATCGACCAGCTCAAGGCCGGCATCGTGCCCATCCTCGAAAAGAAGGGCTACAAGGTGAAGCTGGTCGAGTTCAACGACTACGTGCAGCCCAACCTCGCGCTCGCGCAGGGTTCGCTCGATGCCAACTTCTTCCAGCACCAGGTCTATTTGAAGAAGTTCTCGGCCGACCAGAAGCTCGACCTTGCCGAACTGGTGCAGGGCCCGATCGCGCCGCTGGGCGTGTACTCCACCAAGCGCAAGACGCTGGCCGAGGTGAAGGAGGGCGACCGCTTCACGCTGCCCAACGACCCGAGCAACCTGGCCCGCGCATTGGTGCTGCTGGAGCAGAACAAGCTCATCACCATCAAGCCCGGCGTCGATCCGCTGCGCGCGTCCGAGAAGGACGTGGCCGAGAACCCGAAGAAGCTCAAGTTCATTCCGCTCGAGGCCGCGCAGCTGCCGCGCTCGCTGGGCGATACCGAATACGCCATCGTCAACGGCAACTTCGCGATCTCGTCGGGCCTGAAGCTCAATGAAGCCGTGGTGCTCGAGAAGACGCCCGACTACTACCTGAACGTGGTGGCCGTGAAGAGCGCGGACAAGAACGCGCCCTGGGCCAGGGACATCGCCGAGGCCTACCGCTCGAAGGAATTCAAGGCCGTGGTCGACAGCAAGTTCCAGGGCTATGCCAAGCCCAGCTTCCTGCAGTAA
- a CDS encoding DUF2169 domain-containing protein → MKTVKPLRLGILTRPYRWQGVDQLGVAVTALVSLEAEPKLMADQELWQTVGEEIGGLGVFDAGVPKCMPEVLASGHGYTHHQQDKTVCAVRLRVADLEKCLHVSGDRYWLDGRLTAPQPFEAMPLDWAHAYGGPGVPENPAGIGAFDELINGIHTRRAPNVEAVHARVRSRRQAVPPASFGAVPIDSPQRMAQMGSKFGRHWLEHHFPGFAQDMDWRFFNAAPEDQRWPARQELPPGAFYEILNMHPQKPVLSGHLPDWRARCFASFDKEGRGLHEISLRLTTAWFFPHRERVALIWHGVLPVREDDAADVRHIMPALELPQEPRELAHYQSVLLQRLDTARGGLLAFRDSDLAPKAVLGRWGILDTPDPMARPLLRNLRAGQQRDHESRRAELIALGVDPDKYLPAPQPPAPPLEFDDVPEYFERMQGEMMEARKNLQAQGEQMRRRQEEEIDPALLQKSREQPQRFDPDALIRQLEQLAATPPAGNHASPAPASVSLGTRDRMTAQIRLGYLHGAHLSDAAPPMPSFRAAKIRRRLAEAAPGARNFSGMRLVGADLSGMDLRGADFSGAALEDANLDNAQLSDANFNGAVLARARLSRTSLASATFRNANLGAAHCEFADFSGADLSGANCEKTRFTSCNMANTALDQTRFTESEMSHCDFRGSDWHQVFLTKLRMNGMAFDGASFQQVVWLECTLEDVRFVNASLVRCSFVTSDCSRSVDFSDARLDACSFAHGSTLAGAVLRRAALKQCGLRTTPLPQADLREARLDNCDFSECALQSANLERLVAGESLFVRADLTGATLRSANLIDANFSKAVFTQADLSGANLFRADVSQSLIDGTTHLLGAYTRHAKTWPARRAAAPE, encoded by the coding sequence ATGAAAACCGTCAAGCCGCTGCGCCTGGGCATCCTCACCCGGCCGTACCGCTGGCAGGGCGTCGACCAGCTCGGCGTGGCCGTCACGGCACTCGTCAGCCTCGAGGCGGAACCGAAGCTCATGGCTGACCAGGAGCTGTGGCAGACCGTCGGCGAAGAGATAGGCGGCCTGGGCGTGTTCGACGCGGGCGTGCCCAAGTGCATGCCGGAGGTGCTCGCGAGCGGCCATGGCTACACCCACCACCAACAAGACAAGACCGTCTGCGCCGTGCGCCTGCGCGTCGCCGATCTCGAGAAGTGCCTGCACGTGTCGGGCGACCGCTACTGGCTCGACGGCCGCCTGACCGCACCCCAGCCCTTCGAGGCCATGCCGCTGGACTGGGCGCACGCCTATGGCGGACCGGGCGTGCCGGAGAACCCGGCGGGGATCGGGGCGTTCGACGAGCTGATCAACGGCATCCACACGCGCCGCGCACCCAACGTGGAAGCCGTCCATGCCCGCGTACGGTCGCGCAGGCAGGCGGTGCCGCCCGCGAGCTTCGGCGCCGTGCCCATCGACAGCCCGCAACGCATGGCCCAGATGGGCAGCAAGTTCGGACGGCACTGGCTGGAGCACCACTTCCCCGGTTTCGCGCAAGACATGGACTGGCGCTTCTTCAACGCCGCACCCGAAGACCAGCGCTGGCCCGCGCGGCAGGAGCTCCCGCCCGGTGCGTTCTACGAAATTCTCAACATGCACCCGCAGAAGCCGGTGCTGAGCGGCCACCTGCCCGACTGGCGCGCGCGCTGCTTCGCGAGCTTCGACAAGGAAGGCCGCGGCCTGCACGAGATCAGCCTGCGCCTGACCACAGCCTGGTTCTTTCCGCACCGCGAGCGCGTGGCGCTGATCTGGCACGGCGTGCTGCCGGTGCGCGAGGACGATGCGGCAGACGTGCGGCACATCATGCCGGCACTCGAGCTGCCACAGGAGCCGCGTGAGCTCGCACACTACCAATCCGTGCTGCTGCAGCGCCTGGACACCGCGCGCGGAGGCCTGCTCGCCTTTCGCGACAGCGACCTTGCACCCAAGGCGGTCCTCGGGCGCTGGGGCATCCTCGACACACCCGACCCGATGGCGCGACCACTGCTGCGCAACCTGCGTGCCGGCCAGCAGCGCGACCACGAAAGCCGCCGCGCCGAACTCATCGCGCTGGGCGTCGATCCCGACAAGTACCTGCCGGCGCCCCAGCCCCCCGCCCCGCCGCTGGAATTCGACGACGTGCCCGAATACTTCGAGCGCATGCAAGGGGAAATGATGGAAGCCCGAAAAAACCTGCAAGCCCAGGGCGAACAGATGCGCCGCAGGCAGGAGGAAGAGATCGACCCCGCGCTGCTGCAGAAAAGCCGAGAGCAGCCGCAGCGCTTCGATCCCGACGCGCTGATCCGGCAGCTCGAACAGCTTGCCGCCACGCCACCCGCCGGGAATCACGCAAGCCCCGCGCCCGCGTCCGTCTCTCTCGGCACCAGGGACCGGATGACCGCGCAGATCAGGCTGGGCTACCTTCACGGCGCCCATCTGTCCGACGCCGCACCGCCCATGCCCTCGTTCCGAGCCGCGAAGATCCGGCGGCGGCTGGCCGAGGCCGCGCCCGGCGCGCGCAATTTCTCGGGCATGCGGCTCGTTGGGGCCGATCTCTCGGGCATGGACCTGCGCGGGGCCGACTTCTCCGGCGCCGCCCTCGAAGACGCCAACCTCGACAACGCGCAACTGTCGGACGCCAACTTCAACGGCGCGGTGCTGGCACGGGCCCGGCTCTCGCGCACGTCGCTGGCCAGTGCAACCTTCCGCAACGCCAACCTTGGCGCAGCGCACTGCGAATTCGCCGATTTCTCCGGCGCCGACCTGAGCGGCGCCAACTGCGAGAAGACGCGCTTCACGTCCTGCAACATGGCCAACACCGCGCTCGACCAGACGCGCTTCACCGAGAGCGAGATGAGCCATTGCGACTTTCGCGGCTCCGACTGGCATCAGGTCTTCCTGACCAAGCTGCGCATGAACGGCATGGCTTTCGACGGCGCCTCTTTCCAGCAGGTGGTATGGCTCGAGTGCACGCTGGAGGATGTGCGCTTCGTCAACGCGTCCCTGGTGCGCTGCAGCTTCGTCACGAGCGACTGCAGCCGGTCGGTCGATTTCTCCGACGCCCGGCTCGATGCCTGCAGCTTCGCGCACGGCAGCACGCTGGCCGGCGCGGTATTGCGCCGCGCCGCACTCAAGCAATGCGGCCTGCGAACAACGCCGCTGCCACAGGCAGACCTGCGCGAAGCGCGTCTGGACAACTGCGATTTTTCGGAATGCGCGCTGCAGAGCGCCAACCTCGAGCGGCTCGTCGCGGGCGAAAGCCTCTTCGTGCGCGCCGACCTCACCGGCGCCACCTTGCGCAGCGCCAACCTCATCGACGCCAACTTCTCGAAGGCCGTCTTCACGCAGGCCGACCTGAGCGGCGCCAACCTGTTTCGCGCCGACGTGTCGCAAAGCCTGATCGACGGCACCACCCATCTGCTCGGCGCCTACACACGGCACGCCAAGACCTGGCCCGCGCGACGCGCCGCAGCGCCCGAATGA
- a CDS encoding DUF4150 domain-containing protein, which produces MFANCQLMGMDLAFPDVCKTPPAAMAPIPYPNMAFGPTAVPNAWNILFMCMPAHNMATTTPITLGDTTGAGGGIVSQTFMSQSRHVTGAFTVLIKGTPATRMTSLSTQNRSNMVGMRLVPSQCKVMILSP; this is translated from the coding sequence ATGTTTGCCAACTGCCAGCTGATGGGAATGGACCTCGCCTTCCCTGACGTCTGCAAGACCCCGCCTGCCGCGATGGCGCCCATTCCCTACCCCAACATGGCGTTCGGCCCCACGGCCGTGCCCAACGCGTGGAACATCCTCTTCATGTGCATGCCCGCGCACAACATGGCGACCACCACGCCGATCACGCTGGGCGATACCACCGGCGCCGGGGGCGGCATCGTCTCGCAGACCTTCATGAGCCAGTCGCGGCATGTGACGGGCGCGTTCACCGTGCTCATCAAGGGGACGCCCGCCACGCGCATGACCAGCCTGAGCACGCAGAACCGCAGCAACATGGTGGGCATGCGGCTCGTGCCCAGCCAGTGCAAGGTGATGATCCTCTCGCCCTGA
- a CDS encoding methionine ABC transporter permease, with protein MFENIAPILPELWTATGQTFLMLAIGLSAAVLIGGPLGILLFLLGPGQSLENKPAFLVLNWIVNTVRSFPFIILLVALVPFTRVIAGTSIGPLAAAVPLSFAAIPYFARLVDQCLREVPRGVIEAAHAMGASELQIVWRVLVVEARSGLVLALTVLAVSFLSYSAIAGVVGGGGIGDLAIRYGYYRFQTDVMVLTVALLVVLVQILQFVGNTTARRLDKR; from the coding sequence ATGTTTGAGAACATCGCGCCCATCCTCCCCGAGCTGTGGACCGCCACGGGCCAGACCTTCCTGATGCTGGCCATCGGCCTCTCGGCCGCGGTGCTCATCGGCGGGCCGCTGGGCATCCTGCTGTTCCTGCTGGGGCCGGGCCAGTCGCTCGAGAACAAGCCGGCGTTCCTGGTGCTCAACTGGATCGTGAACACCGTGCGCTCGTTTCCCTTCATCATCCTGCTGGTGGCGCTGGTGCCGTTCACGCGGGTGATCGCGGGCACGTCCATCGGGCCGCTGGCGGCCGCGGTGCCGCTGTCGTTCGCGGCCATTCCGTACTTCGCGCGGCTGGTCGACCAGTGCCTGCGCGAAGTGCCGCGCGGCGTGATCGAGGCGGCGCATGCCATGGGCGCCTCGGAGCTGCAGATCGTCTGGCGCGTGCTGGTGGTGGAGGCGCGCTCGGGCCTGGTGCTCGCGCTCACGGTGCTGGCGGTGAGCTTTCTCTCCTACTCGGCGATTGCCGGCGTGGTGGGCGGCGGCGGCATCGGCGACCTGGCGATCCGCTATGGCTACTACCGCTTCCAGACCGACGTGATGGTGCTCACCGTGGCGCTGCTCGTGGTGCTGGTGCAGATCCTGCAGTTCGTGGGCAACACCACGGCGCGCAGGCTGGACAAGCGTTGA
- the prfB gene encoding peptide chain release factor 2 (programmed frameshift) — protein sequence MDAEQINQIGATLADLSARTADLRRYLDYDAKAERLRTVNASLEDPNVWNDPKKAQELGREKKSLDDVVVTLDRLTSGLSDNTELYEMSKEDGDLDGLQSIADDAAALEADIKQLEFRRMFNNPADPLNAFVDIQAGAGGTEACDWASMLLRQYLKYAERKGFKTQIEDETPGDTAGIKGATIKVEGDYAFGLLRTETGVHRLVRKSPFDSSGGRHTSFASIFVYPEIDDSIEIEINPADVRTDTFRASGAGGQHINKTDSAVRLTHIPTGIVVQCQDGRSQHSNRDVAWKRLRSRLYDHEMRKRQEEQQKLEDSKTDVGWGHQIRSYVLDNSRIKDLRTNVEVSATQKVLDGDLDVFIEASLKQGV from the exons ATGGACGCAGAACAAATCAACCAGATCGGCGCAACGCTTGCAGACCTGAGCGCCCGGACTGCGGATTTACGGAGGTATCTT GACTACGATGCCAAAGCTGAACGACTGAGGACAGTCAACGCATCGCTCGAAGATCCCAACGTCTGGAACGACCCCAAGAAGGCCCAGGAACTGGGCCGCGAGAAGAAGTCGCTCGACGACGTGGTCGTCACGCTCGACCGCCTCACCAGCGGCCTGTCGGACAACACCGAGCTCTACGAGATGTCGAAGGAAGACGGCGACCTGGACGGCTTGCAGTCCATTGCCGATGACGCCGCCGCGCTCGAAGCCGACATCAAGCAGCTCGAATTCCGCCGGATGTTCAACAACCCGGCCGACCCGCTCAACGCCTTCGTCGACATCCAGGCCGGCGCCGGCGGCACCGAGGCCTGCGACTGGGCCAGCATGCTGCTGCGCCAGTACCTGAAGTACGCCGAGCGCAAGGGCTTCAAGACGCAGATCGAGGACGAAACCCCGGGCGACACCGCCGGCATCAAGGGCGCGACCATCAAGGTCGAGGGCGATTACGCCTTCGGCCTCTTGCGCACCGAGACCGGCGTGCACCGCCTGGTGCGCAAGTCGCCGTTCGACTCCTCGGGCGGGCGCCACACCAGCTTTGCCAGCATCTTCGTGTACCCGGAAATCGACGACTCCATCGAGATCGAGATCAACCCGGCCGACGTTCGCACCGACACCTTCCGCGCCAGCGGCGCGGGCGGCCAGCACATCAACAAGACCGACTCGGCCGTGCGCCTCACGCACATCCCCACCGGCATCGTGGTGCAGTGCCAGGACGGCCGCAGCCAGCACAGCAACCGCGACGTGGCGTGGAAGCGCCTGCGCTCGCGCCTGTACGACCACGAGATGCGCAAACGCCAGGAAGAGCAGCAAAAGCTCGAGGACAGCAAGACCGACGTGGGCTGGGGCCACCAGATCCGCAGCTACGTGCTGGACAACAGCCGCATCAAGGACCTGCGCACCAACGTCGAAGTCTCGGCCACGCAGAAGGTGCTCGACGGCGACCTCGACGTGTTCATCGAAGCCTCCCTCAAGCAAGGCGTGTAA
- a CDS encoding methionine ABC transporter ATP-binding protein gives MSNLSSDAGRGNAQPVIRLQSVQKSFALPSGEVFDAVQSLSLDIHPGDVFGLIGKSGAGKSTLLRLINLLERPDAGRVFVGGRDLTTLSRRELRDTRQNIGMIFQQFNLLQNATVFDNVAFPLKIHGRHSRAEIDARVRECLALVGLAEKIDTYPAQLSGGQKQRVAIARALAPRPQVLLCDEPTSALDTETTRALLETLRDINQKIGVTIVIVTHELSVVEVLCRNVAILEKGRLVEQFAVVDAPSEERKTALGREIDALVRRREREAREPIEPHPPSLQRSPQEVAYV, from the coding sequence ATGAGCAACCTTTCTTCCGATGCGGGCCGCGGCAACGCGCAGCCCGTGATCCGTCTTCAATCCGTGCAGAAGTCCTTCGCACTGCCCAGCGGCGAGGTGTTCGACGCCGTGCAGTCGCTCTCGCTCGACATCCACCCCGGCGACGTGTTCGGCCTGATCGGCAAGAGCGGCGCGGGCAAGTCGACCTTGCTGCGCCTCATCAACCTGCTGGAGCGGCCCGATGCGGGCCGGGTCTTCGTGGGCGGGCGCGACCTCACGACGCTCTCGCGCCGCGAGCTGCGCGACACGCGCCAGAACATCGGCATGATCTTCCAGCAGTTCAACCTGCTGCAGAACGCCACGGTGTTCGACAACGTGGCCTTCCCGCTGAAGATCCATGGCCGCCATTCCAGGGCCGAGATCGATGCGCGGGTCCGCGAATGCCTGGCCCTGGTGGGCCTGGCCGAGAAGATCGACACCTACCCGGCGCAGCTCTCGGGCGGGCAAAAGCAGCGCGTGGCCATTGCGCGTGCGCTGGCGCCGCGGCCGCAGGTGCTGCTGTGCGATGAGCCTACCTCGGCGCTGGACACCGAAACTACGCGCGCGCTGCTCGAGACGCTGCGCGACATCAACCAGAAGATCGGTGTGACCATCGTGATCGTCACGCACGAACTCTCGGTGGTCGAGGTGCTGTGCCGCAATGTGGCCATCCTGGAGAAGGGACGGCTGGTGGAGCAGTTCGCGGTGGTCGATGCGCCGAGCGAAGAGCGCAAGACGGCGCTGGGCCGCGAGATCGACGCGCTGGTGCGCCGCCGCGAACGCGAGGCGCGCGAACCCATCGAGCCTCACCCGCCGTCGCTGCAGCGCAGCCCGCAGGAGGTGGCCTATGTTTGA
- a CDS encoding pentapeptide repeat-containing protein, with product MTRDELVDRIRHGTQVGNADCRGWDLSGLDLSGAMMDDVDFSGANFARTNLEGSSLSHCKLSGCDFSFARLNEAQFFRSRMETARFDAATLEGASFVECHAAQASFAQATLDLTKFFRCELTESRLQPRQFERASFMESQLDRADFTGAALGYVTFYRLDLKTAIFQGASGINAMFLECDLSGQRFAGLSLRMCQFTDSRLDDADFSGATITQGNFKGTTLKRANFSKVDACQTLFPEADLSDANCSGGRFDQSIWVEALLERADFSQARMPLGVFHRARCAGANFRHADMQDADLSYADLTGADLGGAHFLRTRLHRAQQQGARFSSRDGIIDNEPELFKAQAWSDSH from the coding sequence ATGACCCGCGATGAACTGGTCGACAGGATCCGCCACGGCACCCAGGTTGGCAACGCCGATTGCAGGGGGTGGGACTTGAGCGGCCTCGACCTCTCCGGCGCGATGATGGACGACGTCGATTTCAGCGGCGCGAACTTCGCCCGGACCAATCTTGAAGGCAGTTCGCTGTCGCACTGCAAGCTCTCGGGGTGCGACTTCTCCTTCGCTAGACTGAACGAGGCGCAGTTCTTTCGCAGCCGCATGGAGACAGCGCGGTTCGATGCCGCCACGCTGGAGGGAGCCTCCTTCGTCGAGTGCCATGCGGCCCAGGCGAGCTTCGCGCAGGCCACGCTCGATCTCACCAAGTTCTTTCGCTGCGAGCTGACGGAAAGCCGCCTGCAGCCGCGGCAGTTCGAGCGGGCGAGCTTCATGGAATCGCAACTCGACAGGGCCGATTTCACCGGCGCGGCGCTGGGCTATGTGACGTTCTACCGCCTCGACCTGAAGACGGCGATCTTCCAAGGTGCATCCGGCATCAACGCGATGTTCCTGGAATGCGACCTGAGCGGCCAGCGCTTCGCGGGCCTCTCGCTGCGCATGTGCCAGTTCACGGACAGCCGCCTGGACGACGCCGACTTCAGCGGCGCCACGATCACGCAAGGCAACTTCAAGGGCACCACGCTGAAACGCGCGAACTTCTCGAAGGTGGATGCATGCCAGACGCTGTTCCCGGAAGCCGACCTGAGCGATGCGAACTGCAGCGGCGGGCGCTTCGACCAGTCGATCTGGGTCGAGGCCCTGCTGGAACGCGCCGACTTCTCGCAAGCCCGCATGCCGCTCGGCGTGTTTCACCGCGCGCGCTGTGCCGGCGCGAACTTCCGCCACGCCGACATGCAGGACGCCGATCTTTCCTATGCCGACCTGACCGGTGCCGACCTGGGTGGTGCGCACTTCCTGCGCACGCGCTTGCACCGCGCCCAGCAGCAGGGCGCCCGCTTTTCCAGCCGCGACGGGATCATCGACAACGAGCCCGAACTCTTCAAGGCACAGGCCTGGTCCGATTCGCACTGA
- a CDS encoding MetQ/NlpA family ABC transporter substrate-binding protein, with product MHTTFRRRTLALATLAAALLAGNAALAQDKNTVKVGVSVGSAEQVFEVVKKVAAKDGLNIQVVVFNDYQLPNAALASGDLDANAFQHQPFLDNQNKARGFDIVPVGLTITAPLGFYSRKIKTIDQLPEGASVGIQNDPSNGNRALLLLQSAGLITLKPEAVKNNTATPLDVVSNPKKLKLVPLDAAQLPRSLDDLAIAAINNDYAEKAGLSLNKDAVIKESARSPYANLIAVRRADKDKPWARRLVAAYQSPEVKSFIETQFKGSLVPAF from the coding sequence ATGCACACCACTTTCCGCCGCCGCACCCTCGCCCTTGCCACGCTGGCCGCCGCCCTTCTTGCCGGCAACGCCGCGCTTGCGCAAGACAAGAACACCGTCAAGGTCGGCGTTTCCGTCGGCAGCGCCGAGCAGGTCTTCGAAGTGGTGAAGAAGGTCGCCGCCAAGGACGGCCTGAACATCCAGGTCGTGGTGTTCAACGACTACCAGCTGCCCAACGCGGCCCTGGCCTCGGGCGACCTCGATGCCAATGCCTTCCAGCACCAGCCCTTCCTGGACAACCAGAACAAGGCACGCGGCTTCGACATCGTGCCCGTGGGCCTCACCATTACCGCGCCGCTGGGCTTCTACTCGCGCAAGATCAAGACGATCGACCAGTTGCCCGAGGGCGCCTCGGTCGGCATCCAGAACGACCCGTCGAACGGCAACCGCGCCCTGCTGCTGTTGCAGTCGGCCGGCCTCATCACGCTGAAACCCGAGGCGGTGAAGAACAACACGGCCACGCCGCTGGACGTGGTTTCGAACCCCAAGAAGCTCAAGCTGGTGCCGCTCGATGCCGCCCAGCTGCCGCGCTCGCTCGACGACCTGGCGATTGCCGCCATCAACAACGACTACGCCGAGAAGGCGGGCCTGTCGCTCAACAAGGATGCGGTCATCAAGGAATCGGCCAGGAGCCCGTACGCCAACCTGATTGCCGTGCGCCGCGCGGACAAGGACAAGCCCTGGGCCAGGCGGCTGGTGGCGGCCTACCAGTCGCCGGAGGTGAAGAGCTTCATCGAGACGCAGTTCAAGGGCTCGCTGGTCCCGGCGTTCTGA
- a CDS encoding DUF3540 domain-containing protein, giving the protein MNVIPLRPALAAAVAPVHFVGRLAAALPDAHFDVEDENGATWRCRRAASCLLRPEVGDTVLLSGPDGARVYLIAVLEQADGAVSRVETSGALSIESPGDVRLRSGGELQMHAAQWKLQAGSGQCRVDDLHFTGQALDATVGRLRLVGRVFESVSDRLVQMARNALRVVDETEQVRVGHLDCEASGTARLHARHTVVTASELVKVDAAQIHMG; this is encoded by the coding sequence ATGAATGTCATTCCACTGCGCCCCGCCCTTGCGGCAGCCGTCGCGCCGGTTCATTTCGTGGGCCGGCTGGCGGCCGCACTGCCCGATGCGCACTTCGATGTCGAAGACGAGAACGGCGCGACCTGGCGCTGCCGCCGGGCCGCCAGTTGCCTGCTGCGGCCCGAGGTGGGCGACACCGTGCTGCTGTCCGGACCGGATGGAGCCCGGGTGTACCTGATCGCCGTGCTCGAGCAGGCCGATGGCGCGGTCAGCCGCGTCGAAACATCAGGCGCCCTCTCGATCGAGAGCCCTGGCGATGTACGGCTGCGCAGCGGCGGCGAGCTCCAGATGCACGCCGCGCAATGGAAGCTCCAGGCCGGCAGCGGACAGTGCCGCGTCGACGACCTGCACTTCACCGGCCAGGCCCTCGACGCCACGGTGGGCCGGCTGCGGCTGGTCGGGCGCGTCTTCGAATCGGTGAGCGATCGCCTCGTTCAGATGGCGCGCAACGCGCTGCGCGTGGTGGACGAGACCGAGCAGGTCCGTGTGGGCCATCTCGACTGCGAAGCCAGCGGCACGGCGCGCCTGCATGCCCGGCACACGGTCGTCACGGCCAGCGAGCTCGTGAAGGTCGACGCCGCGCAAATCCACATGGGCTGA
- a CDS encoding HAD family hydrolase, translating to MSLTHGKVEALIFDMDGTMIDSMPWHARSWVEFVERHGLKLDVTDILARTTGRTGAECMRELFERELADDECQALVHEKEEIYRALFHDNFTEVAGFTAFARAAVARGLKVAVGTAGDRHNIEFAMSRLKMDPLPLAIVGGDEGFAGKPTPEIFLEAARRIGVAPERCIVFEDAPFGIEAARRGGMRAVAVCSTHTAAELAGPHVIAAVRDYDELAHSNFLETLDAAAA from the coding sequence ATGAGCCTGACGCACGGGAAGGTCGAAGCCCTGATCTTCGACATGGACGGCACCATGATCGACTCCATGCCCTGGCATGCGCGCTCGTGGGTGGAGTTTGTCGAACGCCACGGCCTGAAGCTCGACGTGACCGACATTCTTGCGCGCACCACGGGCCGCACCGGCGCCGAGTGCATGCGCGAGCTGTTCGAGCGCGAGCTGGCCGACGACGAGTGCCAGGCACTGGTGCACGAGAAGGAAGAGATCTACCGCGCCCTCTTCCACGACAACTTCACCGAGGTGGCCGGCTTCACGGCCTTTGCCAGGGCCGCCGTCGCACGCGGCCTGAAGGTGGCGGTGGGCACGGCCGGCGACCGGCACAACATCGAGTTTGCGATGTCGCGCCTGAAGATGGACCCGCTGCCGCTGGCCATCGTCGGCGGCGACGAAGGCTTTGCCGGCAAGCCCACGCCCGAGATCTTTCTGGAAGCCGCGCGCCGCATCGGCGTGGCGCCCGAGCGCTGCATCGTCTTTGAAGACGCCCCCTTCGGCATCGAGGCCGCGCGCCGCGGCGGCATGCGTGCCGTGGCCGTGTGCAGCACCCATACCGCCGCCGAGCTTGCCGGCCCCCATGTGATTGCCGCCGTTCGCGACTACGACGAACTCGCCCATTCGAATTTTCTGGAGACACTCGATGCTGCTGCAGCGTGA